From a region of the Trichoderma atroviride chromosome 6, complete sequence genome:
- a CDS encoding uncharacterized protein (SECRETED:SignalP(1-19)) — MRFIQIVASAAALATTVVAGGGGEYDNKHEEHGYEPPKYEPPKYEPPKYEPPKYEPPKPQPPVYEPPKNITKYTTVITTDYTTFCPTPTVIPINSITYTVTEPTTLTITNCPCTFTHPVPPPPPPPPPPPPPPPPHVNTTRLPPPPPPPPVTTEVPPPPASSSCHHCGSSPLRLLRLLLLLRKPSSHPQKLWSHLQRPSSLPPNTVVPPPETVVPPPETVVPPPETVVPPPETVVPPPETVVPPP; from the exons ATGCGTTTCATTCAAATCGTGGCGTCCGCTGCGGCGCTTGCCACCACAGTTGTtgccggtggtggtggtgaatACGACAACAAGCACGAGGAGCACGGGTACGAACCTCCAAAGTATGAGCCTCCGAAATATGAGCCTCCGAAGTATGAGCCTCCCAAATACGAGCCTCCCAAGCCCCAGCCTCCCGTGTACGAGCCTCCCAAGAACATTACCAAGTACACTACTGTCATTACTACTGACTATACGACGTTCTGTCCT ACCCCGACTGTTATCCCCATTAACAGCATTACTTACACGGTCACCGAGCCAACCACCTTGACCATCACCA ACTGTCCTTGCACTTTCACTCACCCGgttccgccgccgcctcctcctcctcctcctccacctccccctcctccaccacaCGTTAATACCACACGgctgcctcctcctcctcctcctcctcctgttACCACGGAGgttccccctccccccgcctcctcctcctgtcaCCACTGTGGTTCCTCCCCCCTGAGACTACtgaggctcctcctcctcctccggaAACCGTCGTCCCACCCCCAGAAACTGTGGTCCCACCTCCAGAGACCGTCGTCCCTCCCCCCGAATACCGTTGTCCCACCTCCGGAGACTGTTGTTCCACCTCCGGAGACTGTTGTTCCACCTCCGGAGACCGTTGTCCCACCTCCGGAGACCGTTGTCCCACCTCCGGAGACCGTGGTTCCTCCCCCCTGA
- a CDS encoding uncharacterized protein (EggNog:ENOG41), giving the protein MAVFMAALMAALMAAPGVILVLRISLLQLCNTEDPAHDLVECLLHPLVMPQLTAVITVDLVLCFKNVKNVKSVLESDPGRGPKSAGQGRW; this is encoded by the coding sequence ATGGCGGTCTTCATGGCGGCCCTCATGGCGGCCCTCATGGCGGCCCCCGGCGTTATCCTGGTCCTGAGGAtctctcttctgcagctATGCAACACCGAGGACCCGGCCCACGACCTGGTCGAATGCCTCCTCCATCCCCTCGTGATGCCGCAGCTCACGGCCGTGATCACCGTCGACCTGGTCCTTTGCTTCAAGAACGTCAAGAACGTCAAGAGCGTCCTAGAGAGCGACCCCGGGAGAGGCCCCAAGAGCGCCGGCCAGGGCCGTTGGTGA
- a CDS encoding uncharacterized protein (EggNog:ENOG41) yields the protein MAAAEDAAAGPLQAPPQAPPEQPPPKTPRNRTFRGKSVSSRFNLFRDPDPQSSDGSQSFAGARNPPASISLSQASDVPPIPNFVLSANPKTDSSPSLLERRFFGGELKPPPSPSARSFYSESGSPFGSPLSRSISSISRTEREIDELATQLEAEIEEAHRKKAEALQNCTEDEAARCADDVARLEAERDQVIDEQRKFDLARLQAQPATPSSGKPKRVLEKLSLFSRSRKPSSSNLIQPPLTPLPPGTPSTVAPTVFTPGVFTPTPSCSRRSSLDDSPLLHSSQRMSFIKPHPEGDAPISAINGGERRVTVRCLSSTISLDVTAQTSAVDILIATAAQTRHDVDVETSVVVECYDTLGLERRMRRYEHVRDTLNSWDRDQDNSLLVIPSDASDGDENLELESVPLTDDPAPGFSIQLYHSSRPGKWNKRFVTLLSTGQIYASKRPDTSISDKDSTSLCHLSDFDIYKPKASEAKRNLKPPKKLCFAIKSQQKTVVFPNGENFVHFFCTDDAAVAQRFFDQVHAWRSWYIVNKITHSREVEKPAPLNLGLSRADTVRMPLISEKSPQVSTTGLTITTGSFIDDSDFTKAIEESTRKLALEAQLNKTMSRRGRKASGASVTPSVKTTQEFSPTGLLGEAYEKRKEESATIEVTSPFTEGPSLLNSIGLSSPKSPEQPKVSASWFPSAAEHTARNRSTSISLRRTETAEAPAQPEHRKGPAPLLNFGGNIQEQPRTRDGRRESLREGFRQGPGPGRGHGLRPPPGSPLVKFATSGQSGPQGPPASPGGRHGPPLSGGPPPPPGARNRSRSISSANGGPPNGPPNGPPS from the exons ATGGCTGCTGCGgaagatgcagctgcagggccCCTCCAGGCGCCGCCACAGGCGCCTCCCGAGCAGCCCCCACCAAAGACGCCTCGCAACCGCACCTTTCGAGGGAAGAGCGTTTCGTCTCGTTTCAACCTGTTCCGCGATCCAGATCCCCAGAGCTCGGACGGCTCCCAGAGCTTCGCAGGGGCCCGCAACCCTCCTGCGTCAATTTCACTCTCACAAGCCTCGGACGTGCCGCCCATCCCCAACTTCGTGCTCAGCGCAAACCCCAAAACCGACTCCAGCCCGTCGCTTCTGGAAAGGAGAttctttggcggcgaactgaagccaccaccatcgcccTCGGCCAGGTCTTTTTACTCAGAATCCGGATCGCCCTTTGGCTCGCCGTTGAGCAggagcatcagcagcatcagcagaaCCGAGCGCGAGATTGACGAGCTCGCCACGCAATTGGAGGCCGAGATTGAGGAGGCGCATCGCAAAAAGGCAGAGGCCCTGCAAAACTGCACCGAAGACGAGGCCGCTCGCTGTGCAGACGACGTCGCGCGACTCGAGGCCGAGCGGGACCAGGTCATTGATGAGCAGAGAAAGTTTGACCTCGCACGCCTTCAAGCGCAACCAGCCACACCGTCCTCGGGGAAGCCCAAGCGAGTGTTGGAGAAGCTCAGCTTGTTCTCGAGAAGCAGGAAACCGAGCAGCTCTAATCTGATTCAGCCGCCGCTGACTCCCTTGCCTCCTGGAACGCCCAGCACTGTTGCGCCGACTGTCTTTACACCGGGCGTCTTTACGCCTACACCAAGCTGCAGCCGACGGAGCAGCCTCGACGACTCGCCTCTGCTGCATTCCTCACAAAGAATGAGCTTCATTAAACCACATCCCGAGGGCGACGCGCCCATCTCTGCCATCAATGGCGGTGAACGA CGTGTTACCGTTCGATGCCTTTCGTCCACCATTAGTCTGGATGTAACAGCCCAGACGTCGGCTGTTGATATTCTCATTGCAACCGCTGCGCAGACAAGGCacgatgttgatgttgaaacGAGCGTTGTCGTGGAATGCTACGACACCCTTGGATTAGAGCGGCGCATGCGACGATACGAGCATGTACGGGACACGCTGAATTCTTGGGACCGTGACCAAGATAATTCACTTCTTGTGATACCATCAGATGCGTcggatggcgatgagaatCTTGAACTCGAATCTGTGCCGCTGACAGATGACCCTGCGCCAGGCTTTTCTATCCAGCTTTACCATTCCTCTCGCCCAGGCAAGTGGAATAAGCGCTTCGTCACTCTGCTCAGTACTGGCCAAATATATGCTTCTAAGCGCCCTGATACATCAATCTCGGATAAAGACAGCACATCTTTGTGCCATCTGTCAGACTTCGACATTTATAAGCCCAAGGCGAGTGAAGCGAAGCGGAACCTAAAGCCTCCCAAAAAGCTATGCTTCGCCATCAAGAGCCAGCAGAAGACTGTGGTGTTCCCCAATGGCGAGAACTTTGTTCATTTCTTCTGTACCGACGATGCTGCAGTAGCCCAGAGATTCTTTGACCAGGTACATGCTTGGCGGAGTTGGTACATTGTCAACAAGATCACGCATTCGCGCGAAGTTGAGAAGCCGGCGCCTCTTAATTTGGGCCTCAGCAGAGCCGACACAGTCAGGATGCCCCTTATCAGCGAAAAGTCCCCCCAAGTCTCTACAACCGGCTTAACCATTACAACTGGATCATTCATAGATGACAGCGACTTCACCAAGGCTATTGAAGAGTCTACCAGGAAGCTGGCTCTCGAGGCCCAGCTTAACAAAACCATGTCTAGAAGAGGCAGGAAAGCATCTGGAGCTTCTGTCACCCCTAGCGTCAAAACCACACAGGAATTCTCACCCACGGGCTTACTTGGAGAAGCGTATGAAAAACGCAAGGAAGAATCGGCGACGATTGAGGTCACGAGCCCCTTTACAGAAGGCCCGTCTTTGCTGAATAGTATTGGCCTGTCATCACCCAAATCGCCCGAGCAGCCCAAGGTATCTGCGTCCTGGTTCCCGTCCGCCGCCGAGCATACCGCGCGCAACCGGAGTACCTCGATATCTCTACGACGAACCGAGACGGCGGAGGCTCCAGCTCAGCCTGAGCACAGGAAGGGGCCGGCGCCACTGTTGAACTTTGGCGGTAATATACAAGAGCAGCCACGCACCCGAGATGGTCGTCGTGAAAGCCTCCGAGAGGGCTTCCGGCAAGGCCCCGGGCCTGGGCGGGGACATGGCCTGCGCCCTCCGCCAGGCTCGCCTCTCGTCAAGTTTGCAACATCCGGACAGTCGGGACCGCAGGGGCCTCCCGCATCACCAGGAGGAAGACACGGGCCACCTCTTTCTGGAGgtcctccaccgccgccggGTGCGCGCAACCGTAGCCGTTCAATATCCAGTGCCAACGGTGGCCCTCCTAATGGCCCTCCTAATGGCCCCCCCTCATAG
- a CDS encoding uncharacterized protein (BUSCO:EOG092D0PTK) — protein sequence MADEEIQSRFAPNGSLEPDVVSELESMARLHDISTEDLYFKWESYCIKMDVDTQAVTLSNVRGLKQGIQDELEKAQHRVQLKSERKMAPTPRAKPGAKGGDVFGMLDGLVPSTPSTGRLNKAPGSGGNSLRRRMETQRDIPSSPAAGLNEQLRAMNLPATSFADRQNPGDVIEILNDELPPAEAPIAPFPEPRIKLTAASDQKKTGYKPLAMKLSEASEILDDRIDDFIDLVREHHNLEDSAFGNAATASTTEVVAVGRIASDALEGKLNAASIVLETSRRMGRGLRVPLKLDGIRGWNFFPGQIVALRGSNITGDEFIVKEILDMPLLPSAASSPSALEAHREKLKGDPDAMDSDSAPTPLSIIYAAGPYTADDNLDYEPLQALCNQAADTYADALILTGPFLDIDHPLIATGDFDLPEEATYDSDTANMNTVFKHLVAPALSRLASANPHLTVILVPSVRDVLNKHVSWPQDTIPRRELGLPKSVRIVSNPMTLSINEVVLGLSSQDVLYELRNEEVTKGAPAGDLMRRLCRYLVEQRHFFPVFPPTDRSRLPKTGTQHGLATGAMLDVSYLKLGEMVNVRPDVMLMPSSLPPFAKVVESVLAINPGSLSKRRGPGTYARMTLYPPSLDGEVINGLITHKVFDRARVEIVKI from the exons ATGGCTGACGAGGAAATCCAATCCCGATTCGCTCCCAATGGGAGCTTGGAGCCGGACGTTGTCAGCGAGCTCGAGTCCATGGCAAGGCTACACGATATTTCCACAGAAGACCTCTATTTCAAATGGGAATCTTACTGCATCAAGATGGATGTGGATACGCAGGCCGTAACCTTGTCGAATGTGCGTGGTCTGAAGCAGGGCATccaggacgagctggagaaggcacAGCACCGGGTGCAGCTCAAGAgcgagaggaagatggcgccAACTCCAAGGGCCAAGCCGGGGGCCAAAGGAGGCGATGTCTTTGGCATGCTGGATGGGCTGGTACCAAGTACGCCTTCGACAGGGAGGCTGAACAAGGCACCGGGCAGTGGTGGGAACAGCCTGAGAAGGCGGATGGAAACCCAGAGAGACATTCCGAGCTCGCCAGCGGCAGGACTCAATGAGCAGCTGAGGGCAATGAACCTACC AGCTACGTCCTTTGCGGATCGACAGAACCCGGGCGACGTAATCGAAATCTTAAACGACGAGCTCCCACCCGCCGAAGCACCGATTGCGCCGTTCCCCGAACCGAGAATCAAGCTTACGGCTGCTTCtgaccagaagaagacgggatATAAACCACTTGCTATGAAGCTATCAGAGGCCAGCGAAATTTTGGACGACCGAATCGACGACTTTATTGATTTGGTTCGCGAGCATCACAATCTGGAAGATTCTGCGTTTGGCAACGCTGCCACTGCAAGCACAACTGAGGTCGTGGCTGTGGGCCGTATAGCGTCCGATGCTCTCGAGGGGAAGCTCAATGCTGCCTCGATCGTGTTGGAGACCTCCAGACGGATGGGGAGAGGTCTAAGAGTACCGCTGAAGTTGGATGGTATACGAGGTTGGAACTTCTTTCCGGGTCAGATTGTTGCACTGAGAGGCAGCAATATCACAGGCGACGAATTCATTGTCAAGGAAATTCTAGACATGCCCCTTCTACCGAGTGCTGCGTCCAGTCCTTCCGCTCTAGAAGCTCATCGAGAGAAGCTCAAAGGCGATCCCGATGCTATGGATTCAGACTCGGCCCCTACGCCGCTGAGTATCATTTACGCGGCGGGCCCATATACGGCTGATGACAACCTCGATTACGAGCCGCTGCAGGCGCTTTGCAATCAGGCAGCGGATACATATGCCGATGCCCTTATCCTCACAGGGCCGTTCCTCGATATCGATCATCCGCTCATAGCTACGGGTGACTTTGATCTGCCCGAAGAGGCTACATACGATTCTGACACCGCCAACATGAATACTGTTTTCAAACATCTCGTCGCCCCTGCGCTAAGCCGCCTCGCCTCTGCAAACCCTCATCTCACCGTCATCCTCGTTCCTTCTGTCCGCGACGTCCTCAACAAACACGTCTCCTGGCCTCAGGATACCATTCCCCGACGAGAACTCGGTTTGCCCAAGTCAGTGCGAATCGTCTCCAATCCCATGACCCTATCTATAAACGAAGTTGTCCTCGGCCTGTCTAGCCAGGACGTGCTGTATGAACTGCGTAACGAGGAGGTCACCAAGGGGGCTCCCGCCGGAGATTTGATGAGGCGGCTGTGTCGCTACCTCGTTGAGCAGCGGCACTTCTTCCCCGTGTTTCCGCCAACGGATCGGTCGAGGCTGCCCAAGACGGGGACGCAACACGGGCTTGCCACGGGCGCCATGTTGGATGTGAGCTATCTCAAGTTGGGCGAGATGGTCAATGTTCGGCCGGACGTGATGCTAATGCCCAGTTCACTACCCCCTTTCGCAAAG GTTGTCGAAAGTGTTTTGGCTATTAACCCTGGTTCATTATCAAAGAGGCGTGGTCCGGGGACGTACGCCCGCATGACGCTCTATCCTCCATCTCTAGACGGGGAAGTAATAAATGGCTTGATAACTCACAAAGTATTCGACAGGGCACGAGTAGAGATTGTGAAGATTTAG
- a CDS encoding uncharacterized protein (EggNog:ENOG41) — translation MASPMPAAQSSNPPAAGEVDEYGLQTKFMNLKVHYTFDKEAKVNCLARGSQPLQVQTIPIDETNTIGVVDLRACIHVIAECSPELTSHECDYTIYAVDYSEPDLPQVGQGLLSWVFQSMRPDFGHHQPKMVTGRVTRNILGVFGGGGKETLEIRLKLSETARIQRSIAYTSPPVELNHIGPMEPTLPPNAASEWNSLVQSNPQTAPQATQNQGPVQSLMQSHSPSMAPALPQGPPPPLVRQGSFGPSYSQIPPTQELPRLAPTPVDPQSMPSIPAPSSRPSSRASNRPPRRKPPTGRPRGRPRKKPAEGNTSGYEDGTEGEDAAPPKENEPVKKRAKITKVDRSDTVAFGAEPESLRVAASNSSSLRNFRPIGINNDSVTGSHHLQEIPRAPTPVPNGRLRVVPPGREPSSLKRRESALSQPPTSGFATSDVGRFQSPGIDDDRTPESLAPTPNYPDDSPPDIGSSPPVQQATPYMRSSPPPSSPVLPPMPPMAAHESEVPNNDAGDIFGEGEPPMVDELPPPPLINKMPTQSVPIQVFQLQDGPSGQDLVHLRTYNTPYPTSNAPAPSESSLLPPLSREPSRPQSSGQPTKRKRPQSSSSPDLGPTPPPTTDAVERAMSPTLTSTPVPIQAPTPIPLPASNYATSTSAPIYAPIPTTAPFLAPGVGAPTPPAPAPESVPATAPTPELSQAPPLTDDSLYDPIVQLASTFSSREEAPPPIQQPSRSSQPPQPKPQTSSKPKYPRQLSRSQSAGPLILPTSDPIGPSALSQPPTVPLERPSTMGGGGADIRRPASTGPLALPMPEPLAEPSKESALEASCTPSDFPPPSSPQRANNKNNGKKHAIRQRLEAAINNGEMPPYCSNCGAIETPTWRKIWNQHRDGIPDRCEFSEKPGKVTAVEITQCDDEGKPTAHRVIKKSLAITDDKTKWQEALLCNPCGIWLTKCKSHRPADRWDKDASRIGQERRKRGTGRSTSRAKKNRRKDDAPINLTSDAYLPTDAYLPTDAYLPTDADIPTDAYILTDAYTPTDALEPPAPSSPKMNDAFSIDSDSLPRPENAESQEYERSFATVGLGVLSRPGSTHSRGNGTAQSPIDIDTEFDQVAGSTKRLLFPSPRKDGVPKVLCDVDINIVQTAECRSADNLKGDQENAVASGLNTGVSKLDDLEALFNSPAAKERPSTPPPEPKSAPAEPFKTPTRPTPSHRPITRSVSRSMRSAKPILSPSQLATDRTPTKTPKSMLKIPGSSARRRSPRGHQSHFDSMFTSPIAQNIVQFLSQGNTFSFEDGEIDFGNLAGDNDELLDLGHLLSTDDIMPSSPPKDATVEFEYEGDIGNIADWMDHVTRELK, via the exons ATGGCATCGCCAATGCCGGCGGCTCAGTCGAGCAATCCGCCTGCCGCGGGCGAGGTGGACGAGTATGGCCTGCAGACCAAGTTTATGAACT TGAAGGTGCACTACACGTTCGAcaaagaggccaaggtcaatTGCCTGGCCAGAGGATCCCAGCCCCTGCAAGTGCAGACTATCCCGATTGACGAGACGAATACGATTGGCGTCGTCGACCTGAGGGCCTGCATCCACGTTATTGCCGAGTGCAGCCCGGAGCTGACGAGCCACGAGTGCGACTACACGATTTACGCTGTCGACTATTCCGAGCCCGATCTTCCCCAGGTCGGCCAGGGCCTGCTGTCATGGGTCTTCCAGTCGATGCGGCCTGATTTTGGGCATCATCAGCCCAAGATGGTCACGGGCAGGGTCACCAGAAATATACTGGGCGTttttggcggtggaggcaAAGAGACTCTGGAGATACGATTGAAGCTTTCTGAAACGGCCAGGATCCAGCGTTCCATCGCATATACCTCTCCTCCCGTGGAACTGAACCATATTGGGCCAATGGAACCGACTTTACCGCCCAATGCCGCATCAGAATGGAATTCTCTAGTTCAGTCCAATCCACAGACAGCTCCGCAGGCGACTCAGAACCAAGGCCCAGTACAGAGTCTAATGCAGAGCCATTCACCCAGCATGGCTCCCGCTTTACCTCAAggaccgccgccgcccttggTCAGGCAAGGTTCTTTCGGGCCAAGTTACAGCCAGATTCCACCTACACAAGAGCTTCCGAGGCTAGCTCCAACTCCAGTCGATCCTCAATCCATGCCCAGCATACCGGCGCCTTCTTCACGACCATCTAGTAGAGCGTCAAATAGACCCCCTCGAAGGAAGCCGCCGACTGGTAGGCCCCGGGGTAGGCCGCGGAAGAAACCTGCTGAGGGCAACACATCAGGCTACGAAGATGGGACCGAAGGAGAGGATGCCGCACCTCCCAAAGAAAATGAGCCTGtcaagaagagagcaaagataACCAAGGTGGATAGGTCAGACACGGTTGCCTTTGGTGCCGAACCTGAATCTCTCAGGGTTGCTGCGAGCAACTCCAGCTCCCTGCGAAATTTCCGGCCCATTGGAATCAACAACGACAGCGTGACAGGTAGTCATCATCTGCAGGAGATCCCTCGAGCTCCCACGCCTGTTCCTAACGGTCGTCTCAGGGTGGTACCACCAGGACGGGAGCCCAGCTCGCTCAAGCGACGTGAATCCGCATTGAGCCAGCCGCCCACATCAGGCTTTGCCACGAGCGATGTAGGCCGCTTCCAGTCCCCCGgcatcgacgacgacagaACGCCAGAATCTCTCGCCCCGACGCCAAACTACCCCGACGACAGCCCTCCAGATATTGGCTCCTCGCCACCGGTTCAGCAGGCTACGCCTTACATGCGGTCTAGTCCACCTCCTTCGAGTCCGGTGCTGCCTCCGATGCCGCCTATGGCTGCTCATGAATCCGAAGTTCCGAACAATGACGCGGGCGACATTtttggagagggagagcCGCCTATGGTGGATGAGCTGCCGCCTCCACCCCTCATAAACAAAATGCCGACCCAGAGCGTGCCTATCCAGGTCTTCCAGCTCCAGGACGGCCCCAGTGGCCAAGATCTAGTACACCTTCGCACCTATAACACCCCTTATCCCACGTCAAATGCGCCTGCCCCTTCTGAGAGCTCCCTTCTCCCTCCCCTAAGCCGGGAACCGAGCCGTCCACAATCCAGTGGCCAGCCTACTAAAAGGAAGAGACCgcagtcatcatcatcaccagacTTGGGGCCAACCCCGCCTCCAACGACCGACGCCGTTGAGCGGGCAATGAGCCCGACCCTGACCTCTACCCCTGTTCCAATTCAAGCTCCTACTCCCATCCCTCTTCCTGCCTCCAATTACGCCACGTCTACTTCTGCACCGATATATGCGCCAATTCCTACGACAGCTCCTTTTTTAGCCCCAGGTGTCGGGGCCCCAACTCCTCCGGCACCAGCTCCTGAATCAGTCCCAGCTACTGCGCCAACACCCGAACTCTCACAGGCCCCTCCTTTAACCGATGACAGTTTGTATGATCCTATAGTACAACTCGCCTCTACGTTTTCctcgagagaagaagctcctcctccaataCAACAGCCATCACGATCCTCACAGCCGCCTCAGCCAAAACCACAAACTTCTTCGAAGCCTAAATATCCCCGTCAACTCAGTCGATCGCAGTCTGCAGGGCCACTTATACTACCCACCAGCGATCCTATTGGTCCATCGGCTTTATCTCAGCCTCCCACTGTCCCTTTAGAGCGTCCATCTACAATGGGGGGCGGAGGCGCTGATATCCGTCGACCAGCTTCTACCGGGCCTTTGGCTTTACCAATGCCTGAGCCTCTTGCCGAGCCCTCGAAAGAGTCTGCGCTTGAGGCGTCCTGCACTCCCAGCGATTTCCCTCCACCATCTTCGCCACAACGAGCAAATAATAAGAACAATGGTAAAAAGCATGCCATCAGACAGCGACTAGAGGCGGCCATTAACAACGGGGAAATGCCTCCCTACTGCAGCAACTGTGGTGCTATAGAAACCCCCACATGGAGAAAAATTTGGAATCAACATCGAGATGGTATTCCGGACCGATGCGAATTCTCGGAGAAGCCTGGTAAAGTAACGGCAGTGGAGATAACTCAGTGTGATGATGAGGGCAAGCCAACAGCTCATCGTGTTATCAAAAAGAGCTTGGCTATCACCGATGATAAAACCAAGTGGCAAgaggctttgctttgcaaTCCCTGCGGCATATGGCTTACCAAATGTAAAAGCCATCGGCCGGCGGATAGATGGGATAAGGATGCCTCTCGAATAGGCCAAGAACGGCGGAAGAGGGGTACTGGCCGAAGCACATCTCGCGCCAAGAAAAATCGCCGAAAGGATGATGCCCCTATCAACCTTACCTCGGACGCATATTTGCCTACAGACGCCTATCTACCTACAGATGCCTATCTACCTACAGACGCCGATATACCCACAGATGCCTATATACTCACAGATGCTTATACACCCACAGACGCGCTAGAGCCACCAGCACCCTCGTCACCAAAAATGAACGACGCTTTCTCTATAGATTCAGATTCATTGCCGAGGCCAGAGAACGCTGAAAGTCAGGAATATGAGAGGTCTTTCGCGACCGTTGGGTTGGGTGTATTATCCCGGCCAGGATCAACGCATTCCCGGGGCAATGGAACAGCTCAAAGCCCCATTGACATCGATACTGAATTTGACCAAGTCGCTGGAAGCACTAAGAGGCTTCTATTCCCGTCGCCTAGGAAAGACGGGGTGCCCAAGGTGCTTTGCGATGTTGACATTAATATCGTGCAGACAGCAGAGTGTCGCTCAGCAGACAACCTAAAAGGTGACCAAGAGAACGCCGTCGCGTCAGGATTGAATACGGGTGTCAGCAAGTTGGATGATTTAGAAGCTCTGTTCAACAGCCCGGCGGCCAAAGAACGACCATCCACCCCGCCACCCGAGCCCAAGTCCGCTCCTGCCGAGCCTTTCAAAACCCCTACTCGACCTACCCCAAGCCATAGGCCGATCACTAGAAGTGTCTCGCGGTCTATGAGATCTGCCAAGCCGATCTTGTCTCCAAGCCAGCTCGCAACCGACCGGACTCCTACCAAGACGCCAAAATCTATGTTGAAAATTCCCGGAAGCAGCGCGAGAAGACGCAGTCCGCGAGGCCACCAGAGCCATTTTGACAGCATGTTTACTTCACCAATTGCTCAAAATATTGTACAGTTCCTCTCACAGGGCAATACCTTCTCATTTGAGGATGGTGAGATTGATTTTGGCAACCTCGCTGGAGACAACGATGAACTGCTTGaccttggccatcttttGAGTACAGATGATATAATGCCCAGCTCTCCACCCAAAGACGCCACCGTGGAGTTCGAATACGAAGGCGATATTGGTAATATTGCTGATTGGATGGACCATGTTACGAGAGAGCTTAAATGA
- a CDS encoding mitochondrial 37S ribosomal protein mS47 (BUSCO:EOG092D2MH0), giving the protein MSFRTFAARAGTAANAAGRSSYRSAFTMAHQTRALSSAVDARPLSAEAYHVKELPGDEPSDVVFESKYGLRTILLNRPKKLNSLNGSMIRKIVPRLIEWEKSDMANVIVMKGAGEKALCAGGDVAELALYNQESADGWKKSAEYFALEYQLDHYIATYQKPYIAFMDGITMGGGVGLSIHAPFRIATERTMFAMPETTIGFFPDVGASFFLPRMNGSIGTYLALTSDRLKGPNVFYSGIATHYLHSSSLPDLEARLAELRFRDEDPLPRRLELINDTLEEFCTGLPYDQSFALSGETRRAIDRCFSKNNVNDIIAALKEERGETEEWAQKQLATLHKRSPTAVHVALRQMRVGGKWSISETFEKEHQIASKFMQHHDFTEGVTALLVRKEAAKWQPETLEAIPASENVSKPFFDFKKDAGLKLFTDRTYSEYPYAALGVPTEKEIQAVVSGNSLTPAELAKQVKASRKNRQGVAEVVDEIISRKTTVDEQGKAKWVADEAASSSRL; this is encoded by the exons ATGTCCTTCCGAACATTCGCGGCACGGGCTGGCACGGCAGCAAACGCTGCAGGCCGGAGCAGCTATCGCAGCGCATTCACCATGGCACATCAGACCAGAGCATTGAGCTCGGCGGTTGATGCACGACCG CTGTCTGCCGAAGCGTATCACGTCAAGGAACTGCCTGGCGACGAGCCCAGCGATGTCGTCTTCGAGAGCAAGTACGGACTGCGAACCATTCTGCTAAACCGACCCAAGAAATTGAATTCCTTGAATGGATCAATGATTCGCAAGATTGTTCCCCGGTTAATCGAGTGGGAAAAGTCAGACATGGCAAACGTCATTGTCATGAAGGGCGCGGGAGAAAAGGCTCTTTgtgccggcggcgatgtTGCTGAGCTCGCTCTCTACAACCAAGAGAGCGCCGACGGATGGAAGAAATCGGCCGAGTACTTTGCTCTTGAATACCAGTTAGATCACTACATTGCGACATACCAGAAGCCATACATTGCGTTCATGGACGGAATCACCATGGGGGGCGGTGTTGGACTGAGCATCCACGCACCATTCCGAATCGCAACGGAGAGGACCATGTTTGCTATGCCCGAGACAACGATTGGATTCTTCCCCGATGTCGGCGCATCTTTCTTCCTACCTCGGATGAACGGCTCTATCGGAACCTACCTTGCATTGACCAGCGATAGGCTCAAGGGTCCCAACGTCTTCTACAGCGGCATTGCGACTCACTATCTACACTCGTCAAGCCTGCCAGACCTCGAGGCCCGTCTTGCAGAACTGCGATTCCGAGACGAGGACCCCCTGCCCCGACGACTTGAACTCATCAACGATACCCTGGAAGAGTTCTGCACCGGCCTTCCCTACGACCAAAGCTTCGCGCTGAGCGGTGAGACCCGACGCGCCATCGACCGATGCTTCAGCAAGAACAACGTGAATGACATCATTGCTGCCTTGAAGGAAGAGCGGGGAGAGACTGAAGAGTGGGcgcagaagcagctggcCACGCTCCATAAGCGATCACCCACTGCTGTGCATGTTGCTCTGAGGCAGATGCGAGTCGGTGGCAAATGGAGCATCTCGGAGACATTTGAAAAGGAACACCAGATTGCGTCCAAGTTCATGCAGCACCACGACTTCACGGAGGGTGTGACAGCGCTGCTGGTGCGCAAGGAGGCTGCCAAGTGGCAACCCGAGACTCTGGAGGCTATTCCCGCCAGCGAGAACGTCTCCAAGCCATTCTTTGACTTCAAGAAGGACGCCGGACTTAAGCTATTCACGGACCGGACATACTCTGAATACCCTTACGCCGCCCTCGGCGTGCCTACGGAGAAGGAAATCCAGGCTGTTGTGTCTGGCAACTCACTCACACCGGCCGAGCTTGCCAAGCAGGTCAAGGCATCAAGGAAGAACCGACAAGGTGTGGCCGAGGTTGTGGATGAGATTATCAGCAGAAAGACGACGGTAGATGAGCAGGGCAAGGCCAAGTGGGTGGCTGATGAGGCGGCGTCTTCAAGTCGactgtaa